In one Balaenoptera musculus isolate JJ_BM4_2016_0621 chromosome 20, mBalMus1.pri.v3, whole genome shotgun sequence genomic region, the following are encoded:
- the TIMM22 gene encoding mitochondrial import inner membrane translocase subunit Tim22 isoform X2: MAETAHSAGGSAPGAAASAEAPLQYSILLQYLVGDKRQPRLLEPGSLGGIPSPAKSEEQKMVERAMESCAFKAALACLGGFVLGGAFGVFTAGIDTNVGFDPKDPYRTPTAKEVLKDMGQRGMSYAKNFAIVGAMFSCTECLVESYRGKSDWKNSVISGCITGGAIGFRAGLKAGVIGCGGFAAFSAAIDYYLR; this comes from the exons ATGGCGGAGACGGCCCACAGTGCCGGGGGCTCCGCTCCTGGGGCGGCGGCCTCCGCCGAAGCCCCGCTGCAGTACAGCATTCTTCTGCAGTACCTGGTGGGTGACAAGCGTCAGCCCCGGCTCCTGGAGCCTGGGAGCCTGGGCGGGATCCCGAGTCCGGCCAAGAGTGAGGAGCAGAAGATGGTCGAGAGGGCGATGGAAAGCTGCGCCTTCAAGGCGGCGCTGGCCTGCTTGGGAG gaTTTGTCTTGGGAGGTGCATTTGGGGTGTTCACTGCCGGCATTGATACCAATGTGGGCTTTGACCCTAAGGATCCTTACCGCACGCctacagcaaaagaagttcttaaAGACATGGGGCAGAGAGGAATGTCCTACGCCAAAAATTTTGCCATCGTGGGCGCCATGTTTTCTTGCACTGAGTGTTTGGTAGAATCT TACCGGGGAAAATCAGATTGGAAGAACAGTGTCATTAGTGGCTGCATCACTGGAGGAGCCATTGGTTTTAGAG CTGGCTTAAAGGCTGGGGTCATTGGTTGTGGAGGTTTTGCTGCTTTCTCTGCTGCGATCGATTATTACCTACGATGA
- the TIMM22 gene encoding mitochondrial import inner membrane translocase subunit Tim22 isoform X1 — MAETAHSAGGSAPGAAASAEAPLQYSILLQYLVGDKRQPRLLEPGSLGGIPSPAKSEEQKMVERAMESCAFKAALACLGGFVLGGAFGVFTAGIDTNVGFDPKDPYRTPTAKEVLKDMGQRGMSYAKNFAIVGAMFSCTECLVESYRGKSDWKNSVISGCITGGAIGFRGFLDFYSLKAKYRYSRNVGLSSINNKEKNRFPATSPCWCVRQECGAGRQ; from the exons ATGGCGGAGACGGCCCACAGTGCCGGGGGCTCCGCTCCTGGGGCGGCGGCCTCCGCCGAAGCCCCGCTGCAGTACAGCATTCTTCTGCAGTACCTGGTGGGTGACAAGCGTCAGCCCCGGCTCCTGGAGCCTGGGAGCCTGGGCGGGATCCCGAGTCCGGCCAAGAGTGAGGAGCAGAAGATGGTCGAGAGGGCGATGGAAAGCTGCGCCTTCAAGGCGGCGCTGGCCTGCTTGGGAG gaTTTGTCTTGGGAGGTGCATTTGGGGTGTTCACTGCCGGCATTGATACCAATGTGGGCTTTGACCCTAAGGATCCTTACCGCACGCctacagcaaaagaagttcttaaAGACATGGGGCAGAGAGGAATGTCCTACGCCAAAAATTTTGCCATCGTGGGCGCCATGTTTTCTTGCACTGAGTGTTTGGTAGAATCT TACCGGGGAAAATCAGATTGGAAGAACAGTGTCATTAGTGGCTGCATCACTGGAGGAGCCATTGGTTTTAGAG GGTTCTTAGATTTCTACTCCTTGAAAGCCAAATATAGGTATTCTAGAAATGTTGGATTATCatctataaacaacaaagaaaaaaaccggTTCCCTGCCACTTCTCCCTGTTGGTGTGTCCGTCAAGAGTGTGGTGCAGGGCGTCAGTGA